The Metabacillus sediminilitoris genome window below encodes:
- the hfq gene encoding RNA chaperone Hfq, with product MKQSINIQDQFLNQLRKDGTFVTVFLLNGFQLRGLVKGFDNFTVLLETEGKQQLIYKHAISTFSPQKNIQLELE from the coding sequence ATGAAACAATCAATCAACATTCAAGATCAATTTTTAAACCAATTACGCAAGGATGGTACATTTGTCACTGTGTTTCTATTAAATGGATTTCAATTAAGAGGACTTGTGAAGGGCTTCGATAATTTCACAGTTCTTTTAGAAACGGAAGGTAAGCAACAGCTAATATATAAGCATGCAATTTCAACTTTTTCCCCGCAGAAAAATATCCAATTGGAATTAGAATAG
- the miaA gene encoding tRNA (adenosine(37)-N6)-dimethylallyltransferase MiaA, which yields MYLKKRKLVVIIGPTAVGKTKLSIDLAHRLNGEIISGDSMQIYKGMDIGTAKITEAEMEGIKHHLLDIKNPDEDFSVAEFQHRVRPLIDEISNQSKTPMIVGGTGLYIQSVLYNYQFTENPSDPEFRSNMELVLKEKGEHAIHEMLEKIDPESASKIHPNNSRRVIRALEVFHCTNKPMSEYISSQEQELLYDVALVGLTMDRDILYERINKRVDIMVAQGLFEEVKWLYDKGIRNTQSIQAIGYKEIYDYFDGKITFDDAINQLKQNSRRYAKRQLTWFRNKMDVNWFDMTPPINYNNMVDEIFTYIAGKL from the coding sequence TTGTATTTGAAAAAAAGGAAACTCGTCGTCATCATTGGTCCAACAGCAGTTGGGAAAACGAAACTTAGTATTGATTTAGCACATCGACTAAATGGAGAAATAATTAGTGGTGACTCAATGCAGATTTACAAAGGAATGGACATCGGTACAGCGAAAATAACCGAAGCTGAAATGGAAGGGATTAAGCATCACTTACTTGATATTAAAAATCCTGATGAAGACTTTTCTGTCGCTGAATTTCAACATAGAGTCCGACCCTTAATTGATGAAATTAGCAATCAGTCTAAGACACCTATGATTGTTGGAGGAACTGGATTATATATCCAATCTGTATTATATAATTATCAATTTACAGAGAATCCATCTGATCCTGAATTTAGATCTAATATGGAATTGGTGTTAAAAGAAAAGGGTGAACATGCAATACATGAAATGCTTGAGAAAATCGATCCTGAATCGGCAAGTAAAATTCATCCAAACAATAGTAGAAGAGTGATTCGTGCGCTTGAGGTTTTTCATTGTACGAATAAACCGATGTCTGAATACATAAGCAGCCAGGAACAAGAATTACTTTATGATGTAGCTTTAGTTGGATTAACGATGGATCGTGACATACTCTATGAACGTATAAACAAAAGAGTGGACATTATGGTAGCGCAAGGACTGTTCGAAGAAGTTAAGTGGTTATACGATAAAGGAATTCGCAACACACAATCAATTCAAGCAATAGGCTACAAAGAGATCTATGACTATTTTGATGGAAAGATCACATTTGATGATGCCATAAATCAGCTGAAGCAAAATTCACGAAGATATGCGAAACGTCAATTAACATGGTTCCGCAATAAAATGGATGTTAATTGGTTTGATATGACGCCACCAATTAACTATAATAATATGGTTGATGAAATATTTACATACATTGCAGGAAAGCTTTAG
- a CDS encoding phage holin — protein MDIPSIVRFTLLIVAVVNTVLNTLGYQTIPEDKVNDVITILSGYYFLYAGWKNNYLSKKGVRQKELLHANKLK, from the coding sequence TTGGATATTCCAAGCATTGTTCGTTTTACACTTCTAATTGTTGCTGTTGTGAATACTGTGTTAAATACATTGGGCTATCAAACAATTCCTGAGGATAAAGTTAATGATGTTATCACGATCTTATCTGGATATTATTTTCTATATGCTGGTTGGAAAAATAATTATCTGTCAAAAAAAGGAGTAAGGCAAAAGGAATTATTACATGCAAATAAACTAAAGTAA
- a CDS encoding MFS transporter: MDKQNSKYRWVVFATVLFTYFIIVSQRTAPGLISDQLMKDFNVTAATIGLLTSIQFFAYAGLQVPIGILSDRYGPNFFLIVGTFLTGLGTIIYSLAPNESFLLFARLIVGTGDATIWVNLVLILSQWFKGNEFIKLLGMAGMTGSLGFLLATVPFSLWIAITGWRASFFTTGIILCLCGILLYFVLVKNTKRMIKNSSVTNSSSNKMEKNREKPMIILKRIFSNRQAWAAFFCHFGAVGTYVGFIGSWAVPYGMHVYDMSLSVASQFIMIGLIGAIIGAPLTSWISSRLHSIKKPYIFVHLLILISWTAFLLFSGKPPFFILIFLFLLIGYGNGASALTFAFVRKSFDIKEVGVASGFANMGGFLSAVLLPIIFGKVLDHFQSAESSVGYLYGFIIPVIFSVIGLIGGVLIKEQSKEETHAKKLTVRSHP; the protein is encoded by the coding sequence ATGGATAAACAAAATAGCAAATACAGATGGGTTGTTTTTGCCACAGTATTGTTCACATATTTTATTATTGTAAGCCAAAGAACTGCACCGGGATTAATTTCTGACCAATTGATGAAAGATTTCAACGTTACTGCAGCAACTATTGGTTTATTAACAAGTATACAATTTTTTGCATATGCAGGTTTGCAAGTTCCGATCGGAATTTTGTCTGATCGTTATGGTCCAAATTTCTTTCTTATTGTAGGCACATTCCTTACTGGTTTAGGTACAATAATTTATAGTCTTGCACCTAATGAGTCCTTTCTCCTTTTTGCAAGATTAATAGTCGGAACAGGTGATGCGACGATTTGGGTGAATTTAGTTTTAATTTTAAGCCAATGGTTTAAAGGAAATGAATTTATTAAATTACTCGGTATGGCCGGAATGACTGGTAGTCTTGGGTTTTTATTGGCAACTGTACCTTTTTCTTTATGGATTGCGATAACGGGGTGGAGAGCGTCCTTTTTTACGACTGGAATTATTTTATGCCTGTGTGGAATTCTTCTTTATTTTGTACTTGTTAAAAATACAAAACGGATGATAAAAAACAGTTCTGTTACGAATTCATCTTCTAATAAGATGGAGAAAAATCGCGAAAAACCGATGATAATATTAAAAAGAATTTTTTCTAATCGTCAAGCATGGGCAGCGTTTTTCTGTCACTTTGGCGCAGTTGGTACGTATGTAGGATTCATCGGTTCATGGGCAGTACCATATGGAATGCATGTATATGATATGTCACTTTCCGTTGCAAGCCAATTTATCATGATTGGTCTCATTGGAGCAATCATTGGTGCTCCTTTAACTAGTTGGATTTCAAGTCGCTTACATTCAATCAAAAAACCGTATATTTTTGTTCATTTGCTAATTTTAATAAGTTGGACTGCTTTTCTTTTATTTAGCGGGAAACCACCATTTTTTATTCTTATTTTTCTTTTTTTATTGATTGGATATGGAAATGGAGCGAGTGCCTTAACATTTGCATTTGTACGTAAGTCATTTGATATAAAAGAGGTCGGTGTTGCCTCGGGGTTTGCGAATATGGGAGGTTTTTTAAGTGCTGTTCTTTTACCGATCATTTTTGGAAAAGTATTGGACCATTTTCAATCTGCAGAAAGCAGTGTTGGTTATCTATACGGTTTTATTATTCCAGTGATCTTTTCAGTCATTGGTCTAATTGGAGGAGTTCTAATAAAAGAACAGTCAAAGGAAGAAACTCATGCAAAAAAATTAACAGTAAGAAGCCACCCTTAG